In a genomic window of Drosophila takahashii strain IR98-3 E-12201 chromosome 3L, DtakHiC1v2, whole genome shotgun sequence:
- the Hr78 gene encoding nuclear hormone receptor HR78 isoform X1: MDGVKVEAFIKSEESRAMPLLGGGGASGGTPIGGGGVGLGAGASATLSVELCLVCGDRASGRHYGAISCEGCKGFFKRSIRKQLGYQCRGAMNCEVTKHHRNRCQFCRLQKCLASGMRSDSVQHERKPIVDRKEGIIAAAGGSSTSGGGGTSSTYLSGKSGYQQARGKGHNVKAEAAATPPVHSTPATPFNLNENLFPMGLNFAELTQTLMFATQQQQQQQQQQSGSYSPDITKADPEDDDDSMDNSSTLCLQLLANSASNNNSQHLNFNAGEAPSTLPTTSTMGLIQSSLDMRVIHKGLQILQPIQNQLERSGNMSVKPECDSEAEDSGTEDAADTELEHMDLDFECGGNRSGAGDFVVNESVFEQDLLTDVQCAFHVQPPTLVHSYLNIHYVCETGSRIIFLTIHTLRKVPAFDQLDAHSQVKLLRGAWPALMAIALAQCQGQLSVPTIIGQFIQSTRQLADIDKIEPLKISKMANLTRTLHDFVQELQSLEVTDLEFGLLRLILLFNPSLLQQRKERSLRGYVRRVQIYALSSLRRQGGIGGAEERFNVLVARLLPLSSLDADAMEELFFANLVGQMQMDALIPFILMTSNTSGL, from the exons ATGGACGGCGTTAAGGTTGAGGCGTTCATCAAAAGCGAAG AAAGCCGAGCGATGCCCTTACTTGGGGGAGGTGGAGCGTCTGGAGGCACTCCGATCGGAGGAGGCGGCGTGGGACTGGGAGCCGGAGCATCCGCCACGTTGAGCGTGGAGCTGTGCCTGGTCTGCGGCGATCGGGCCTCCGGACGGCACTACGGAGCGATCAGCTGCGAGGGCTGCAAGGGCTTCTTCAAGCGCTCGATCCGGAAGCAGCTGGGCTACCAGTGTCGCGGGGCCATGAACTGCGAGGTCACCAAACACCACAGAAATCGTTGCCAGTTCTGCCGCCTGCAGAAGTGCCTGGCCAGCGGCATGCGAAGTGATT CTGTGCAGCACGAAAGGAAACCGATAGTCGACAGAAAGGAGGGCATCATCGCCGCTGCGGGTGGCTCATCCACTTCCGGCGGCGGAGGCACTTCCTCCACCTACCTCTCCGGAAAGTCCGGCTATCAGCAGGCGCGTGGAAAGGGGCACAATGTCAAGGCCGAGGCcgcggccacgccccccgtgCACAGCACGCCAGCAACGCCCTTCAATTTGAACGAGAATCTATTCCCAATGGGCCTGAATTTCGCGGAACTGACGCAGACATTGA TGTTTGCcacccaacagcagcagcaacaacagcagcagcaaagtgGCAGCTACTCTCCAGATATTACAAAGGCCGATCCCGAGGATGACGATGACTCAATGGACAACAGCAGCACGCTGTGCCTGCAGCTGCTGGCCAACagcgccagcaacaacaactcgcAGCACCTTAACTTTAATGCCGGCGAAGCACCCTCCACTCTTCCCACCACCTCGACAATGGGTCTCATCCAAAGCTCGCTGGATATGCGGGTGATCCACAAGGGACTGCAGATCCTGCAGCCCATCCAAAACCAGCTTGAGAGGAGTGGCAATATGAGTGTGAAGCCCGAGTGCGATTCAGAGGCGGAGGACAGCGGCACCGAGGATGCCGCCGATACTGAACTGGAGCACATGGATCTGGACTTTGAGTGCGGTGGTAATCGGAGCGGCGCCGGCGATTTTGTGGTGAACGAGTCTGTCTTCGAACAGGACCTTCTCACCGATGTGCAGTGTGCTTTTCATGTTCAACCGCCGACCCTGGTTCACTCGTATTTGAATATCCATTATGTGTGCGAAACGGGGTCGAGGATTATTTTTCTCACCATCCACACTCTTCGAAAGGTTCCCGCTTTCGATCAATTAGATGCCCATAGTCAAGTCAAGCTTCTGAGGGGAGCCTGGCCAGCTCTGATGGCCATAGCTCTAGCTCAATGTCAGGGACAGCTGTCGGTGCCCACAATTATCGGCCAGTTTATACAGAGCACCCGCCAATTGGCGGATATCGATAAGATCGAACCGCTTAAGATCTCCAAGATGGCCAATCTCACCAGGACCTTGCACGACTTTGTCCAGGAGCTCCAGTCACTGGAGGTCACTGACCTCGAGTTTGGCCTACTGCGGCTGATCTTGCTGTTTAATCCCTCGCTGTTGCAGCAGCGCAAGGAGCGGTCGTTGCGAGGATATGTCCGCAGAGTCCAAATCTACGCTTTGTCCAGCTTGAGACGGCAGGGAGGCATCGGAGGCGCGGAGGAGCGCTTCAATGTTCTGGTGGCTCGACTTCTTCCACTGAGCAGCCTGGACGCGGACGCCATGGAGGAGCTGTTCTTCGCTAACTTGGTGGGACAAATGCAGATGGATGCTCTGATTCCGTTCATCCTAATGACCAGCAATACCAGTGGACTATAG
- the Hr78 gene encoding nuclear hormone receptor HR78 isoform X2, whose translation MDGVKVEAFIKSEESRAMPLLGGGGASGGTPIGGGGVGLGAGASATLSVELCLVCGDRASGRHYGAISCEGCKGFFKRSIRKQLGYQCRGAMNCEVTKHHRNRCQFCRLQKCLASGMRTVQHERKPIVDRKEGIIAAAGGSSTSGGGGTSSTYLSGKSGYQQARGKGHNVKAEAAATPPVHSTPATPFNLNENLFPMGLNFAELTQTLMFATQQQQQQQQQQSGSYSPDITKADPEDDDDSMDNSSTLCLQLLANSASNNNSQHLNFNAGEAPSTLPTTSTMGLIQSSLDMRVIHKGLQILQPIQNQLERSGNMSVKPECDSEAEDSGTEDAADTELEHMDLDFECGGNRSGAGDFVVNESVFEQDLLTDVQCAFHVQPPTLVHSYLNIHYVCETGSRIIFLTIHTLRKVPAFDQLDAHSQVKLLRGAWPALMAIALAQCQGQLSVPTIIGQFIQSTRQLADIDKIEPLKISKMANLTRTLHDFVQELQSLEVTDLEFGLLRLILLFNPSLLQQRKERSLRGYVRRVQIYALSSLRRQGGIGGAEERFNVLVARLLPLSSLDADAMEELFFANLVGQMQMDALIPFILMTSNTSGL comes from the exons ATGGACGGCGTTAAGGTTGAGGCGTTCATCAAAAGCGAAG AAAGCCGAGCGATGCCCTTACTTGGGGGAGGTGGAGCGTCTGGAGGCACTCCGATCGGAGGAGGCGGCGTGGGACTGGGAGCCGGAGCATCCGCCACGTTGAGCGTGGAGCTGTGCCTGGTCTGCGGCGATCGGGCCTCCGGACGGCACTACGGAGCGATCAGCTGCGAGGGCTGCAAGGGCTTCTTCAAGCGCTCGATCCGGAAGCAGCTGGGCTACCAGTGTCGCGGGGCCATGAACTGCGAGGTCACCAAACACCACAGAAATCGTTGCCAGTTCTGCCGCCTGCAGAAGTGCCTGGCCAGCGGCATGCGAA CTGTGCAGCACGAAAGGAAACCGATAGTCGACAGAAAGGAGGGCATCATCGCCGCTGCGGGTGGCTCATCCACTTCCGGCGGCGGAGGCACTTCCTCCACCTACCTCTCCGGAAAGTCCGGCTATCAGCAGGCGCGTGGAAAGGGGCACAATGTCAAGGCCGAGGCcgcggccacgccccccgtgCACAGCACGCCAGCAACGCCCTTCAATTTGAACGAGAATCTATTCCCAATGGGCCTGAATTTCGCGGAACTGACGCAGACATTGA TGTTTGCcacccaacagcagcagcaacaacagcagcagcaaagtgGCAGCTACTCTCCAGATATTACAAAGGCCGATCCCGAGGATGACGATGACTCAATGGACAACAGCAGCACGCTGTGCCTGCAGCTGCTGGCCAACagcgccagcaacaacaactcgcAGCACCTTAACTTTAATGCCGGCGAAGCACCCTCCACTCTTCCCACCACCTCGACAATGGGTCTCATCCAAAGCTCGCTGGATATGCGGGTGATCCACAAGGGACTGCAGATCCTGCAGCCCATCCAAAACCAGCTTGAGAGGAGTGGCAATATGAGTGTGAAGCCCGAGTGCGATTCAGAGGCGGAGGACAGCGGCACCGAGGATGCCGCCGATACTGAACTGGAGCACATGGATCTGGACTTTGAGTGCGGTGGTAATCGGAGCGGCGCCGGCGATTTTGTGGTGAACGAGTCTGTCTTCGAACAGGACCTTCTCACCGATGTGCAGTGTGCTTTTCATGTTCAACCGCCGACCCTGGTTCACTCGTATTTGAATATCCATTATGTGTGCGAAACGGGGTCGAGGATTATTTTTCTCACCATCCACACTCTTCGAAAGGTTCCCGCTTTCGATCAATTAGATGCCCATAGTCAAGTCAAGCTTCTGAGGGGAGCCTGGCCAGCTCTGATGGCCATAGCTCTAGCTCAATGTCAGGGACAGCTGTCGGTGCCCACAATTATCGGCCAGTTTATACAGAGCACCCGCCAATTGGCGGATATCGATAAGATCGAACCGCTTAAGATCTCCAAGATGGCCAATCTCACCAGGACCTTGCACGACTTTGTCCAGGAGCTCCAGTCACTGGAGGTCACTGACCTCGAGTTTGGCCTACTGCGGCTGATCTTGCTGTTTAATCCCTCGCTGTTGCAGCAGCGCAAGGAGCGGTCGTTGCGAGGATATGTCCGCAGAGTCCAAATCTACGCTTTGTCCAGCTTGAGACGGCAGGGAGGCATCGGAGGCGCGGAGGAGCGCTTCAATGTTCTGGTGGCTCGACTTCTTCCACTGAGCAGCCTGGACGCGGACGCCATGGAGGAGCTGTTCTTCGCTAACTTGGTGGGACAAATGCAGATGGATGCTCTGATTCCGTTCATCCTAATGACCAGCAATACCAGTGGACTATAG
- the LOC108060627 gene encoding protein PBDC1 codes for MEMMHGASLLSRPADEFGNDSLVEEMWASKALEHAEVHFNLITSIHPSQLKLTPYDDQIYATFRQDFPDLQVGRLTDDILKSATEKLRWRQFAEKFNKMDDYSYGTLMRADASKEFSPDNSIFVFRVQFLAIEIARNREGLNDEVYKTYKPARKIPEEGQ; via the exons ATGGAGATGATG CATGGAGCATCGCTGCTGTCGCGGCCGGCTGATGAGTTTGGCAACGATTCCCTGGTGGAGGAAATGTGGGCATCCAAAGCTTTGGAACACGCCGAGGTTCACTTCAAC CTGATCACCAGCATCCATCCCTCCCAGTTGAAACTCACGCCCTACGACGACCAGATATATGCCACCTTCCGGCAGGATTTCCCAGACCTCCAGGTGGGCCGGCTCACCGACGATATCCTCAAATCCGCCACGGAGAAGCTCAGGTGGCGCCAGTTCGCCGAAAAGTTCAACAAGATGGACGACTATTCGTACGGAACCCTCATGCGCGCCGATGCCAGCAAGGAATTCTCCCCGGACAACTCCATCTTCGTGTTCCGAGTCCAGTTCCTCGCCATTGAGATTGCCCGCAATCGGGAGGGACTTAACGATGAGGTCTACAAGACGTACAAGCCAGCCAGAAAGATCCCGGAGGAGGGCCAGTAG